In Prunus dulcis chromosome 1, ALMONDv2, whole genome shotgun sequence, the following are encoded in one genomic region:
- the LOC117616830 gene encoding trihelix transcription factor ASR3: MLMALEQQVSLNPVDGETNGVDARHPTSAETGDDASKAPRLPRWTRQEILVLINGKRYAESRGGGRTPRSDFGSGQAEPKWAAVSTYCKKHGVNRGPVQCRKRWSNLAGDFKKIREWEVQRKDETESFWVMRNDLRRERKLPGFFDKEVYDIMEAVPGAPISHALPGPTRVESEDVKEEGMTEEAENLFDSIQRPTEDGLFSDDESGRSPEKEVRFKEGPGSTTVISGPLPISEKQYKPIPQGCEGQGAADQKQPASIPEIGSTSQDRKRKRFTIDVDEETSNLQNQLIDVMERNGKVLSDYLHAQNSHSQLDREQRKEHSDNLIAVLNKLADAFMRIAEKL, encoded by the exons ATGCTCATGGCCTTGGAGCAGCAGGTGAGCCTGAACCCCGTTGACGGCGAAACTAACGGCGTTGACGCCCGCCACCCCACGTCAGCGGAGACCGGAGATGACGCCAGCAAGGCGCCGAGGCTGCCACGCTGGACGCGGCAGGAGATTCTCGTCCTCATAAACGGGAAGAGGTACGCCGAGAGCCGGGGCGGGGGGCGGACCCCGAGGTCGGACTTCGGGTCGGGTCAGGCGGAGCCGAAATGGGCCGCGGTCTCGACGTACTGCAAGAAGCACGGGGTGAACCGGGGACCGGTCCAGTGCCGGAAGCGGTGGAGCAATTTGGCGGGGGACTTCAAGAAGATCAGGGAGTGGGAGGTGCAGAGGAAGGACGAAACGGAGTCGTTTTGGGTGATGAGGAACGacctgaggagagagaggaagttGCCGGGGTTTTTCGATAAGGAGGTTTATGATATAATGGAGGCGGTTCCGGGTGCTCCGATTTCACACGCTCTACCGGGTCCGACCCGGGTGGAGTCCGAGGatgtgaaggaggaggggATGACTGAGGAGGCTGAGAACTTGTTTGATAGTATACAGAGGCCCACGGAGGACGGGTTGTTTTCCGACGATGAGTCGGGCCGGAGTCCTGAGAAGGAAGTCCGGTTCAAGGAGGGTCCGGGGAGTACCACAGTGATTTCAGGCCCTTTGCCAATATCAG AGAAGCAGTACAAACCAATACCTCAAGGATGCGAAGGACAAG GTGCAGCAGACCAAAAACAGCCAGCTTCAATACCTGAGATTGGATCTACTTCTCAAGACCGGAAGCGGAAACGTTTTACAATAGATGTAGACGAGGAAACATCCAATCTGCAGAATCAGTTGATTGATGTCATGGAAAGGAATGGCAAAGTGCTGTCTGACTATCTCCATGCTCAGAATTCCCATTCGCAACTCGATCGGGAGCAGAGGAAGGAGCATTCTGATAACTTAATTGCTGTTCTTAATAAGCTTGCAGATGCTTTTATGAGAATCGCTGAGAAATTGTAG